A segment of the Mycobacterium intracellulare ATCC 13950 genome:
GGAGACACCACCTCGGCGACCGAGATCGCCCGCACCCCGGCCCCCGACACCCGGACCCGGGCGGCCGAGGACAGGCCGAACCAGCCGTACGCCGGGTTGTCCAGGGCCCACAGGTGCCGGGCGGTGTCCACCGCGCGCGGCCCGTCGTGCAGCAGCGCGAAACCGCGGCCGACGACGGCGTCGCCGACTTCGCTGACCGGCATGGCGCCCGGCACCGGGCACGGCCAGCGCAGCCGCACCAGCTGATCGGCGCCGGTGAAGTCGTCGATGGTGGTGCGGCAGTCCACCCGCGCGACGCCCCGCCACAGCGTCAGGGTCTGGGTGTAGCGCAGCAGCGTGCCTATCCGGCCGCGGACCACCACCCGCTCACCGAGGGGTCCGCGGAAGGCCCGCACCCGCGCCGGCGATTCCGACGAGCACACCACCGGCCCCTTGGGCAGCAGGTGCCACGGTCCCTCGCCCTGCGTGGGGTGCGACGGGTATTCCTCGTAGACGGCGAGCTCGTTGCCCACCCGGCCCTCGGCGATCAGCTCGCGGCCCCCCTGGGCAGACAAGTCGATCAGCGAGGCGACGGCCCCGCCGCGGGCCGCGTCGACCTCGAGCCGGTAGTGCTCGTTGGCGATCACCGATCCCGGCACCGCCGCCCAGCCGGCCGCTTGGTCGGCGGGTGCCAGCCGGTAGGCCCGCCAGCCCAGCGACCCGACATCGCGGGCCAGCCAGGTGACCGAGCTCCCGTCGTGCTGCACCAGCGCGGGCAGTTCGGCGCCGTCGGCGTCCAGCACCTGCACGCCCGCGGGCAGCGGCGGATCGATGCGCGCGGTGACGAGGTCGGTGCGTGGGTGCGCCAGGGGATTCCACACGACGACGTCGCCCTCGATCGCCCCGGACAGCAGCGCCAGCGAGGCGTCCCGGGCCGCGCGGCCCAGCTCCCACGCGTCGCGCCAGCCGGTCAACAGGTCGAGGTAGACCTGGTCGGATTCCGACCCGGTGATCGCGTCGTGGTGCGCGCCGTAGGCCAGCTGCACCCACGCCTTGGCCAGGGCCGCATGCGGGTAGTCGGCGCCGGTCGCCAGGGCCGCGAACACCGCGAACCGCTCGGCCGCCAGCACGGCGTTCTCCGCGGCCCGGTTGGCTTGTTTGGTGTCGATGTAGGACACGTCCTTGCCGGTGTAGATCGGGTTCATGTCCCGGGTCTGCGGCGACGGCTCACACCCGCGCTGCGCCAGCTCGGCGCGCACCGCCGCGAAGAACTCGCGCGGCAGCGCGCATACGAATCGCGGCCAGGTGTAGCGGGCGGCCCAGTCGCGATGGATCGCGGTGACCCATGTGTTGGGCGGCGTGTAGTCGGTGCCGACGGGCAGCAGCACGTTGCGGGTCAGCGCCACCGTTTTGAGCTGATCGAACAGCTCGTACGTGGCGTCGGAGGCCTCGCGCAGCGTGGTCGCGGAGTCCATCCACCACCCCGCCGAGTAATGCGCGGGCATGTAGTGGGTGAGCAGGCCGCGGCCCGACGGCGAGATCCACTCGAACTCGCTGCAGAACTGCATGCCGCCCAGTCCGCCGTCGCTGTGCATCGGGCCCCACTGGTGGTGCGGTCCCCGGGCCCACGAACTCGACGTCAGGCCGGCGTCGGCGGCCAGGCCCGGGAACTGCGGGTCGTGGCCGAACACGTCCAGCTGCCACGCGGTCGCCGGGTCGGCACCCAGGACGTGGCGCTGAAAACCCATGCCGTGCACCAGGTTTCGGATGGTCGTTTCCGGGCTGGTGAGATTGGTGTTCGGTTCGTTGTAGGTGCCGCCCAGCACCTCGACGCGGCCCTGCGCGATGAACCGGCGCAGGTCGGCGCGGTCCTCGGGGCGGGTGTCCCAGTACGGCTTGAGGTAGTCCACCTCGGCGAGCACGAACTTGTACTCGGGCTCGCGGCGGGCCATCTCCAGGTGGGCGTGCACGAGCTCGAAGCCGTTGGTCTGCCGGGCCCGCCCCGGCGGATCCTCGGTCCATTCGCTGGTGTAGGCGCCCTGGGTGTTCCACCACACCGGGTCGTAGTGGAAGTGACTGACCATGAACATGGTCCAGCCGGGCTCGGCGACCGTGAACTCGAACGGCATGTCCGCGCGCCCGGCGCGCACCCGCGCGGACCGTCGCTCGCCGACCACCGGACGGTCCACGGTGACGGGGACCTCGACGAGCTCGTCGCCGATATCGGCGACCGCCTCCCCGGTCAGGCCGTCCCCGTCGATGCGGACCCGCCTCGGCTCGCCCACCCCGGCGACGGTGACGCGCGCCAGCTGCAGCGGGGCTTCCGGCGGCCCGACGAAAAGCTCCGTCGACTCCGCCGAAACCAGCTGCATCCCCGCACTTTACGGCGGCGCGGCCAACCGAGAAACCCGTCGCCTGACCGCGAACCCGTCCCATTGGTGGAAAGCTCGGTGCCATGGCAGATCTGAGCGCCCAACTGGCCGACCAACTCGACTGGCACTGGCGCAACCAATTGCGCCCTCGCCTGGGCGGCCTGACCGACGACGAGTACTTCTGGCAGCCGGTGCCCCACTGCTGGACGGTGCACCCGGACGGGTCGATCGACTTCGCGTTCCCGGCGCCCAGCCCGGCACCGTTCACCACGATCGCGTGGCGCATGGCGCACGTGATTGTCGGGGTGTTCGCGATGCGTGCCCATCACCATTTCGGTGGACCGTCCGCCGATTACCAGAGTTGGAACTACGCCACCACCGCCGCCACCGCCCTGCGGCAACTGGACGAGACGTACGCGGTGTGGATCAACGGTGTACGGTCGCTGTCCGCCGCCGACCTGACCCGCCGCTGCGGCGCGGCCGAAGGGCCGTACGCCGACTACCCGCTGAGCGCGCTGGTCTTGCACATCAATCGGGAAGCGATCCACCATGGCGCCGAAATCGCTTGCCTGCGCGACCTTTACGTTCACAACAGGATGGATTGACAATGCCCGCCCTCGCACCACCGGTGTCCGATGAACGCAGCGCCCTGCGCGAATTCCTGGCGTTCCACCAAAGCGCGTACTTCGCCGTCAGCTACGGCCTCACCGACGAACAGGCCCGCTCCACGCCGTCGGCCAGCGCGCTGTCGATCGGCGGGCTGGTCAAGCACGCCACGGGGATGCAGCACAGCTGGATGACCCGCGTCGCCGCCGCGCCCGACGCGCCGCCGAAGGACACCCGTCCGTTCGAGCAGATCAGCAAGGAGTTCGCCGACCAGCATGTGATGGGTCCCGACGAGACGCTGGACGGGCTGCTGCGGGCGTTCGAGGCGCAGAACGCGACGTCGCTGCGGCTGGTCGAGACCGCGGACCTCGACGCCGCGGTGCCCGTGCCGCGCGACATCCCCTGGTTCCCCAAGGACCAGCGGGCGTGGTCGGTGCGCTGGGTGATCCTGCACGTGATCAACGAGCTGGCGCGGCACGCCGGTCACGCCGACATCGTCCGGGAGACGATCGACGGCGCGACCATGTACGAGCTGATCGCCGGGCACGAAGGCTGGGCGATCGAGGGGTGGGTGCAGCCGTGGCGAGGCGGGCACCGGCACCAGTAGAGATTGGGACTTGCCAGCACGGGTTTGGCAGACTGCTGGAATGAGTTCTACCAAGCATCGAGAGGTGGCCAAGCTCGACCGGGTGCCGTTGCCGGTCGAAGCGGCCCGGGTAGCGGTGACCGGTTGGCAGGTCACCCGCTCCGCCGCTCGCATCGTCACCAAGCTGCCCGGCAGGGGTCCGTGGCAGCAGAAAGTGATCAGGCAGCTCCCCCAGACCTTCGCCGACCTGGGACCGACGTACGTCAAGTTCGGGCAGATCATCGCGTCGAGCCCGGGGGCGTTCGGCGAATCGCTGTCCCGGGAGTTCCGCGGCCTGCTGGACCGGGTGCCGCCCGCCGACCCCGGCGAGGTGCACAAGCTATTCATCGAGGAGCTCGGCGCCGACCCGTCCGAGCTGTTCGCCAGCTGGGACGAGGAGCCGTTCGCGTCGGCGTCGATCGCCCAGGTGCACTACGCGACCCTGCACAGCGGCGAGCAGGTCGTCGTCAAGATCCAGCGGCCGGGCATTCGCCGCCGGGTCGCCGCCGACCTGCAGATCCTCAAGCGCTTCGCCCAGGCCGTCGAGGTGGCCAAGCTCGGCCGCCGGCTGTCCGCGCAGGACGTCGTGGCCGACTTCTCCGACAACCTGGCCGAGGAGCTCAATTTCCGGCTGGAGGCGCAGTCGATGGAGGCGTGGGTCTCGCACCTGCACGCCTCCCCGCTGGGCCGCAACATCCGGGTGCCGCAGGTGTACTGGGACTTCACCAGCGACCGGGTGCTGACCATGGAGCGGGTGTCCGGCATCCGCATCGACGACGTCGCCGCCATCCGCAAGGCCGGGTTCGACGGCGTCGAGCTGGTGAAGGCGCTGCTGTTCTCGCTGTTCGAAGGTGGGCTGCGGCACGGGCTGTTCCACGGCGACCTGCACGCGGGCAACCTTTACGTCGACGATCAGGGCCGGATCGTGTTCTTCGACTTCGGGATCATGGGCCGCATCGATCCCCGCACCCGGTGGCTGCTGCGCGAATTGGTGTACGCGCTGCTGGTCAAGAAGGACCATGCCGCGGCGGGCAAGATCGTGGTGCTGATGGGGGCCGTCGGCACCATGAAGCCCGAGGCCCAGGCCGCCAAGGATCTGGAAAAGTTCGCCACCCCGCTGACCATGCAGACGCTGGGCGACATGTCCTACGCCGACATCGGCCGGCAGCTGTCGGCGCTGGCCGACGCCTACGACGTCAAGCTGCCCCGCGAGCTGGTGCTGATCGGCAAGCAGTTCCTCTACGTCGAGCGGTACATGAAGCTGCTGGCGCCGAAGTGGCAGATGATGTCGGATCCGCAACTGACGGGGTATTTCGCGAACTTCATGGTCGAAGTCAGCCGCGAGCACTCCTCGGACGTCGAGGTATAGGCGTGCAGGTCCGCACGGGATACGCCATATCAGGCGACCTGAAGCTGTACTACGAGGACATGGGCGACGTCGACGACCCGCCCGTCCTGCTGATCATGGGGCTGGGGGCCCAGCTGCTGCTGTGGCGAACCGCGTTCTGCCAAAAGCTGATCGACCAAGGGCTGCGCGTCATCCGGTACGACAATCGAGACGTCGGCCTGTCCAGCAAGACCCAGTACGGCAGCTCGGGACAGCCGCTGGCGACGCGGTTGGTCCGGTCCTGGCTCGGTCTGCCCAGCCGGGCGGTGTACAAGCTCGAGGACATGGCTGACGACGCGGCGGCCGTGCTCGATCATCTGGGCATCGAACGCGCCCACATCGTCGGGGCGTCGATGGGCGGCATGATCGCCCAGATCTTCGCCGCGCGATTCCGCGAGCGGACCCAATCCCTGGCGATCATCTTCTCCAGCAACAACGCGGCTCTGTTGCCGCCGCCGGCACCGCGCGCGCTGCTGGCCCTGTTGAAGGGGCCGCCGCCGAACTCGCCGCGCGAGGTGATCGTCGACAACGCCGTGCGGGTCGGCAAGATCATCGGCAGCCCGCGCTACCGGGTGCCCGACGAGCAGGCCCGCGCCGAGGCCGCCGAGGGGTACGACCGCAATTACTACCCGCAGGGCGTGGCGCGGCACTTCGCCGCGGTGCTGGGCAGCGGCAGCCTGCGGCGCTACAACCACGGCACCGTCGCTCCGACCGTGGTGATCCACGGCCGGGCGGACAAGCTGATGCGGCCCTTCGGTGGCCGCGCGGTGGCCCGGGCCATCGACGGCGCCCGATTGGTGTTATTCGACGGGATGGGTCATGATCTGCCACAGCAGTTGTGGGATCAGGTGATCGGCGTGCTGACTAACAATTTCGCCAGGGCGTGTTGAGCCAAAAGGCATTCCGCAGAAACATTTCCCCGCATTTTCAGTCCATGCCGCAGGGTTGTACGGTTGTCGAAGGAGGGTGGGTGTCGCAATGGTGAAGCTGGAGCCGTATTACGAAGAGTCGCAGGCTACCTACGACATTTCGGACGACTTCTTCGCGTTGTTCCTCGACCCAAACATGGTCTACACCTGCGCGTATTTCAAAGACGACGACATGACCTTGGAACAGGCGCAGCTGGCCAAGCTGGACCTGGGGCTGGACAAGCTGAACCTCGAGCCGGGCATGACGGTGCTCGACGTCGGGTGCGGCTGGGGCGGGGCCGTGGTCCGGGCGCTGGAGAAATACGACGTCAATGTCATCGGCATCACGCTCAGCCGCAACCATTACACGCGCACCAAGGCGCGGCTGGCCGCGATCCCGACGACGCGGCGCGCCGAGGCCCGGCTGCAGG
Coding sequences within it:
- a CDS encoding ABC1 kinase family protein yields the protein MSSTKHREVAKLDRVPLPVEAARVAVTGWQVTRSAARIVTKLPGRGPWQQKVIRQLPQTFADLGPTYVKFGQIIASSPGAFGESLSREFRGLLDRVPPADPGEVHKLFIEELGADPSELFASWDEEPFASASIAQVHYATLHSGEQVVVKIQRPGIRRRVAADLQILKRFAQAVEVAKLGRRLSAQDVVADFSDNLAEELNFRLEAQSMEAWVSHLHASPLGRNIRVPQVYWDFTSDRVLTMERVSGIRIDDVAAIRKAGFDGVELVKALLFSLFEGGLRHGLFHGDLHAGNLYVDDQGRIVFFDFGIMGRIDPRTRWLLRELVYALLVKKDHAAAGKIVVLMGAVGTMKPEAQAAKDLEKFATPLTMQTLGDMSYADIGRQLSALADAYDVKLPRELVLIGKQFLYVERYMKLLAPKWQMMSDPQLTGYFANFMVEVSREHSSDVEV
- a CDS encoding DinB family protein: MADLSAQLADQLDWHWRNQLRPRLGGLTDDEYFWQPVPHCWTVHPDGSIDFAFPAPSPAPFTTIAWRMAHVIVGVFAMRAHHHFGGPSADYQSWNYATTAATALRQLDETYAVWINGVRSLSAADLTRRCGAAEGPYADYPLSALVLHINREAIHHGAEIACLRDLYVHNRMD
- a CDS encoding alpha/beta fold hydrolase, with the translated sequence MGDVDDPPVLLIMGLGAQLLLWRTAFCQKLIDQGLRVIRYDNRDVGLSSKTQYGSSGQPLATRLVRSWLGLPSRAVYKLEDMADDAAAVLDHLGIERAHIVGASMGGMIAQIFAARFRERTQSLAIIFSSNNAALLPPPAPRALLALLKGPPPNSPREVIVDNAVRVGKIIGSPRYRVPDEQARAEAAEGYDRNYYPQGVARHFAAVLGSGSLRRYNHGTVAPTVVIHGRADKLMRPFGGRAVARAIDGARLVLFDGMGHDLPQQLWDQVIGVLTNNFARAC
- a CDS encoding glycoside hydrolase family 38 N-terminal domain-containing protein; protein product: MQLVSAESTELFVGPPEAPLQLARVTVAGVGEPRRVRIDGDGLTGEAVADIGDELVEVPVTVDRPVVGERRSARVRAGRADMPFEFTVAEPGWTMFMVSHFHYDPVWWNTQGAYTSEWTEDPPGRARQTNGFELVHAHLEMARREPEYKFVLAEVDYLKPYWDTRPEDRADLRRFIAQGRVEVLGGTYNEPNTNLTSPETTIRNLVHGMGFQRHVLGADPATAWQLDVFGHDPQFPGLAADAGLTSSSWARGPHHQWGPMHSDGGLGGMQFCSEFEWISPSGRGLLTHYMPAHYSAGWWMDSATTLREASDATYELFDQLKTVALTRNVLLPVGTDYTPPNTWVTAIHRDWAARYTWPRFVCALPREFFAAVRAELAQRGCEPSPQTRDMNPIYTGKDVSYIDTKQANRAAENAVLAAERFAVFAALATGADYPHAALAKAWVQLAYGAHHDAITGSESDQVYLDLLTGWRDAWELGRAARDASLALLSGAIEGDVVVWNPLAHPRTDLVTARIDPPLPAGVQVLDADGAELPALVQHDGSSVTWLARDVGSLGWRAYRLAPADQAAGWAAVPGSVIANEHYRLEVDAARGGAVASLIDLSAQGGRELIAEGRVGNELAVYEEYPSHPTQGEGPWHLLPKGPVVCSSESPARVRAFRGPLGERVVVRGRIGTLLRYTQTLTLWRGVARVDCRTTIDDFTGADQLVRLRWPCPVPGAMPVSEVGDAVVGRGFALLHDGPRAVDTARHLWALDNPAYGWFGLSSAARVRVSGAGVRAISVAEVVSPAEAVSGPLARELMVALVRAGVTATCTAADKPRYGHLEVDSNLPDVRIALGGPDRNAFTEAVLAHADPVYAGELDRQLAATGRARVWVPAETPLAAVWVPGADLRGLRALPVLVVDGRADEDLRAEIAALADDLGDAEIVVAQRPASGTEAFEDRTVALLNRGVPSFAVDTEGTLHTALMRSCTGWPSGIWIDDPRRTAPDGSNFQLQHWTHDFDYALVSGDGDWRRADIPTRSAQFAQPLLAVAGGRRPGALPPAGALLRVEPADSVHLAALKAAGDPLTAGRAAPVDPHSVALRLVETTGAGARVTLSSDVAAISDLRAADLLEAPEGRLDSVDLHGYQVATVLARFDLPATLSDAAALAPNAEAAQPLYARYWLHNRGPAPLGGLPAVAHLHPSQISAQPGRDVTVRLTAASDCSDATLRGGVVLACPDGWSATPAELPFTLCSGGHLEADVVVSIPPTAEPGLYPVRARLRLTGEHIPAPWRQAVEDVCVVAVGGAAVDPGGLVYLADGPREVTLRPGEAGEVTVTVGTHARADLALEAHLISPWGTWEWMGPAALGAVLPAGGTVGLGFRVTPPAWLGPGQWWALVRIGCAGRLVYSPAVRVTVT
- a CDS encoding DinB family protein yields the protein MSDERSALREFLAFHQSAYFAVSYGLTDEQARSTPSASALSIGGLVKHATGMQHSWMTRVAAAPDAPPKDTRPFEQISKEFADQHVMGPDETLDGLLRAFEAQNATSLRLVETADLDAAVPVPRDIPWFPKDQRAWSVRWVILHVINELARHAGHADIVRETIDGATMYELIAGHEGWAIEGWVQPWRGGHRHQ